In Aestuariibaculum lutulentum, one DNA window encodes the following:
- the trpS gene encoding tryptophan--tRNA ligase, protein MARVLTGIQSTGTPHLGNILGAIIPAIKMAEQPENDSFLFIANLHTLTQIKDAEELRYNTYSVAATWLAFGLDIEKTVFYRQSDIPQVTELSWYLSCFFPYQRLTLAHSFKDKADRLEDVNSGLFTYPMLMAADILLYDAEIIPVGKDQLQHIEMTRDVASRFHAKMGDVFVLPEGKIQENTMLIPGTDGEKMSKSRNNFINIFETDKKLRKQIMAIKTDSTPLEEPKDWSTCNCFALYNLLANDEQIATMKANYENGNYGYGHAKQALFELIVEKFATERERYNYYMNNLNELDKALALGAEKAKQVADKVLNKVRKKVGY, encoded by the coding sequence ATGGCTAGAGTATTAACAGGTATACAAAGTACAGGAACACCACATTTAGGAAACATTTTAGGAGCAATAATTCCAGCTATTAAAATGGCTGAACAACCTGAAAATGATTCCTTTTTATTTATCGCTAATTTGCACACTTTAACGCAAATTAAAGATGCTGAAGAATTACGTTACAACACTTATTCTGTAGCTGCAACCTGGCTTGCCTTTGGTCTTGATATTGAAAAAACGGTTTTTTACAGACAAAGCGATATTCCTCAGGTAACCGAGTTATCATGGTATTTAAGCTGCTTTTTCCCTTACCAACGTTTAACATTAGCACACAGTTTTAAAGATAAAGCCGACCGTTTAGAAGATGTAAACTCAGGGTTGTTTACATACCCGATGTTAATGGCTGCCGATATTTTACTTTATGATGCCGAGATTATTCCGGTTGGAAAAGACCAGTTACAACATATTGAAATGACGCGTGATGTGGCGTCGCGTTTTCATGCTAAAATGGGAGACGTTTTTGTGTTGCCTGAAGGAAAAATTCAGGAAAACACCATGCTTATTCCTGGTACCGATGGAGAAAAAATGAGTAAATCTCGCAATAACTTCATCAATATTTTTGAAACCGATAAGAAGCTTCGCAAGCAAATTATGGCTATTAAAACCGATAGCACACCTTTGGAAGAACCAAAAGACTGGTCGACCTGTAACTGTTTCGCTCTGTATAATTTATTGGCAAACGACGAGCAAATAGCAACCATGAAAGCCAACTACGAAAATGGTAATTACGGTTACGGTCATGCTAAACAAGCGTTATTTGAATTAATCGTTGAAAAGTTTGCCACAGAACGCGAACGTTACAATTATTACATGAACAACCTTAACGAACTAGACAAAGCTTTGGCTTTAGGTGCTGAAAAAGCAAAACAAGTTGCTGATAAAGTACTAAATAAGGTTCGCAAAAAAGTAGGATATTAA
- the dprA gene encoding DNA-processing protein DprA — protein sequence MNEHQLLYTLALQHVPNIGDIIAKRLIAHCGSAEAVLKEKQQYLLKIDGVGTVTLKHLFEVEHLKAAEEELKFIEENQIKVSYFEEEEYPTRLKHCIDAPILLFETGNINLKQQRVISIVGTRKITTNGIAFCEQLIEQLTVYNPVIVSGFAYGTDITAHKVALKHNLQTIGCLAHGLNQIYPKVHKKYMVEVEQNGGFFTDFWSSDAFDRNNFLKRNRIIAGLSEATIVIESAEKGGSLVTADIANSYNRDVFAVPGRTTDIQSVGCNNLIKKQQAHMLSTPLDVPYILNWQLEEETKPVIQKQLFVELDETEKVIYNCLKAEDKQQLDMIAINCNLPIFKVASILLNMELKGVVRPLPGKLFELI from the coding sequence ATGAACGAACATCAGTTGTTGTACACCTTGGCTTTGCAGCATGTACCGAATATTGGCGATATAATTGCCAAACGACTGATTGCGCATTGTGGTAGTGCAGAGGCGGTTTTAAAGGAAAAGCAACAGTATTTACTTAAAATTGATGGTGTTGGTACAGTAACTTTAAAGCATTTGTTTGAAGTTGAACATTTAAAAGCTGCTGAAGAAGAGCTGAAGTTTATAGAGGAGAATCAAATCAAAGTATCCTACTTTGAAGAAGAGGAATATCCAACCAGATTAAAGCATTGTATTGATGCACCTATTTTGTTATTTGAAACGGGTAATATCAATTTGAAACAGCAACGGGTAATTAGCATTGTTGGAACCCGAAAAATAACCACCAACGGTATTGCCTTTTGCGAACAATTGATTGAACAATTAACTGTTTATAATCCGGTAATTGTTTCCGGATTTGCCTACGGCACCGACATTACGGCACATAAGGTGGCTTTAAAACATAATCTGCAAACTATTGGCTGCTTAGCGCACGGTTTAAATCAGATTTATCCTAAAGTTCATAAAAAATATATGGTTGAGGTCGAACAAAACGGTGGGTTTTTCACTGATTTTTGGAGTAGCGATGCCTTCGATAGAAATAACTTTTTAAAGCGGAATCGGATTATTGCCGGATTAAGCGAGGCGACTATTGTTATAGAATCCGCAGAGAAGGGCGGGAGTCTGGTAACCGCGGATATAGCCAATTCCTACAACCGTGATGTTTTTGCCGTACCCGGACGAACAACCGATATACAAAGCGTGGGCTGTAATAATTTAATAAAGAAGCAGCAAGCGCATATGTTATCTACACCTTTAGATGTGCCCTATATACTTAACTGGCAATTGGAAGAAGAAACTAAACCGGTAATTCAAAAGCAATTATTCGTAGAACTAGATGAAACAGAAAAAGTAATATATAATTGTCTGAAAGCTGAAGATAAACAACAGCTAGATATGATTGCAATTAACTGTAATTTACCCATTTTTAAGGTCGCCAGTATTTTATTGAATATGGAGTTAAAAGGTGTTGTGAGACCACTACCCGGAAAGCTTTTCGAACTTATCTAA
- a CDS encoding HU domain-containing protein: protein MQLETYISDLLYRYECVTVPEFGSFLTQRVSATIDETSNAFFPPKKILSFNEQIQKNDGLLAHYIADVEQISFEAANKKIAKRVNVLKANLTQGETLNFKNIGTLVFNSESKMMFEPSYQVNYLTDAFGLSQFVSPSVTREVYKEQIEAVEKVIPLTISSEKRKNRPYFKYAAIAVIALTLGGYVASNMYVNEIEQHNQIAQQEAAQQLDNKIQQATFSLNPLPAANLKVTKQTGKYHIVAGAFRVEDNCDAKIAELKALGFSARKIGVNRFGLHEVVYASYEDRLEALKALRTIKSEHNKDAWLDVRVLD from the coding sequence ATGCAATTAGAAACTTACATAAGCGATTTACTATATAGATATGAATGTGTTACCGTTCCTGAATTTGGTTCATTTTTAACACAACGCGTATCTGCAACGATAGATGAAACTTCGAATGCGTTTTTTCCGCCAAAGAAAATCTTATCGTTTAATGAGCAAATTCAAAAAAATGACGGCTTATTAGCGCATTATATTGCCGATGTAGAGCAGATTTCTTTCGAAGCTGCAAACAAGAAAATTGCGAAACGTGTAAACGTTTTAAAAGCAAACTTAACACAAGGCGAAACGCTTAACTTTAAAAACATTGGAACACTTGTTTTTAATAGTGAAAGCAAAATGATGTTCGAACCATCGTATCAGGTTAACTACTTAACCGATGCTTTTGGTTTATCGCAATTTGTTTCACCATCTGTTACTCGTGAGGTTTATAAAGAACAAATTGAAGCCGTTGAAAAAGTTATTCCATTAACCATTAGTTCTGAAAAACGTAAGAACAGACCTTACTTTAAGTATGCTGCTATTGCCGTTATAGCCTTAACACTTGGTGGTTACGTAGCTTCAAACATGTATGTGAATGAAATTGAGCAACACAATCAAATCGCTCAACAAGAAGCAGCTCAACAATTAGACAACAAAATACAACAGGCAACTTTTAGTTTAAATCCGCTTCCGGCAGCTAACTTAAAAGTCACTAAGCAAACCGGTAAATACCATATTGTTGCGGGTGCTTTTAGAGTTGAAGACAACTGCGATGCTAAAATAGCCGAATTAAAAGCTTTAGGGTTTAGTGCTCGTAAAATTGGTGTTAACCGTTTTGGTTTACACGAAGTGGTTTATGCCAGTTATGAAGACAGACTTGAAGCTTTAAAAGCTTTAAGAACTATTAAATCTGAGCATAATAAAGATGCCTGGTTAGATGTAAGAGTCTTAGATTAA
- a CDS encoding acyl-CoA thioesterase, which produces MKGKTPEESKTIMTDLVLPGETNPLNNLFGGELLARMDRCAAIAARRHSARFVVTASVNHVAFNKAVPLDSVVTVEAKVSRAFTTSMEVFIDAWIEDRQSGDRTKANEGIYTFVAVDETGRPVRIPELLPETELEKARYDAALRRKQLSLLLSGKMKPSEATELKAFFMEE; this is translated from the coding sequence ATGAAGGGAAAGACTCCTGAAGAATCGAAAACAATCATGACCGACCTGGTTTTACCCGGTGAAACCAACCCCTTAAACAATTTGTTTGGAGGTGAATTATTGGCGCGTATGGATCGTTGTGCGGCTATTGCTGCCAGACGCCATAGTGCTCGTTTTGTAGTAACAGCCTCGGTTAATCATGTGGCATTTAATAAAGCCGTTCCATTAGATAGTGTTGTTACTGTAGAAGCTAAAGTTTCTCGTGCTTTCACAACTTCTATGGAAGTATTTATCGATGCATGGATTGAAGATCGTCAGTCGGGAGATCGCACTAAAGCTAACGAAGGTATTTACACGTTTGTTGCTGTAGATGAAACCGGACGCCCAGTTAGAATTCCTGAATTATTACCAGAAACGGAATTAGAAAAAGCGCGTTACGATGCCGCTTTACGTCGTAAACAATTAAGCTTATTACTTTCAGGTAAAATGAAACCAAGTGAAGCTACTGAGTTAAAAGCCTTCTTTATGGAAGAATAA
- a CDS encoding murein hydrolase activator EnvC family protein, translating into MSYKRSAYKLFFILALTLSSTLVWAQSNKQKELETRRQELRREIQKINQLRAENKSKEKSELSLIEGFNYKINVLDNLIKVTNQQANYLTRQINTNQKKITDLRDELKVLKEDYAAMIVKSYKSKNQQSRIMFLLSSNNFKQAYKRLQYMKQYADHQKQQGETIKLKTVELQETNTKLLAQQEEKKKLIAENKEVQRSLEAERKQHHELMKIIKSNLNLYAAQIKKKQQEADRIDAEIDRIIKEAIAKSNKKAGKPTTSSSFALTAEEKVLAASFVSNRGKLPWPVEKGYVTLRYGSQPHPLDKSLTIKSNGVRIATEKGSEVRAIFNGEVIAIVTMKNVNPIVMVKHGNYISAYKNLGKVYVKTGDKVSTKQSIGQVFTNPSNGESILTFSILKGTSTENPASWIYKM; encoded by the coding sequence ATGAGCTACAAAAGGTCTGCATATAAACTGTTTTTTATTCTTGCTTTAACTTTAAGCAGTACACTGGTATGGGCACAAAGCAACAAACAAAAGGAACTGGAAACACGCAGACAGGAGTTACGTCGTGAAATTCAAAAAATCAATCAGCTTCGCGCTGAAAATAAGTCTAAAGAGAAGTCGGAGTTATCGTTAATTGAAGGCTTTAATTATAAAATTAATGTGCTCGACAATTTAATTAAGGTTACCAATCAGCAGGCGAATTATTTAACACGTCAAATTAATACAAATCAGAAAAAAATTACTGATTTACGAGATGAATTAAAGGTGTTGAAGGAAGATTATGCTGCCATGATAGTTAAGTCTTATAAAAGTAAAAATCAGCAAAGTCGCATCATGTTTTTACTGTCTTCAAATAATTTTAAACAGGCGTATAAACGCTTGCAATATATGAAGCAGTATGCCGATCATCAAAAGCAACAGGGAGAAACCATAAAGTTAAAAACGGTAGAACTCCAGGAAACAAACACCAAGTTGTTAGCGCAACAGGAAGAAAAGAAAAAGTTGATTGCGGAGAATAAGGAAGTTCAGCGTTCGCTTGAAGCTGAAAGAAAGCAGCACCACGAGCTTATGAAAATCATAAAGAGTAACTTAAATCTTTATGCCGCTCAAATAAAAAAGAAGCAACAGGAAGCCGATAGAATTGACGCAGAAATAGATCGTATTATTAAAGAAGCTATTGCGAAATCTAACAAAAAAGCGGGTAAGCCTACCACATCATCCAGTTTTGCGCTTACAGCTGAAGAAAAGGTGCTTGCAGCAAGTTTTGTGTCGAATAGAGGTAAGTTGCCATGGCCGGTTGAAAAAGGCTATGTAACGCTTCGTTATGGTTCACAGCCACACCCTTTAGATAAATCGTTAACTATTAAGAGCAACGGTGTGCGTATTGCTACTGAAAAGGGCTCTGAAGTACGAGCTATTTTTAATGGAGAAGTAATCGCTATTGTTACCATGAAAAACGTAAATCCAATTGTTATGGTGAAGCATGGTAATTATATTTCGGCGTATAAAAATTTAGGAAAAGTTTACGTAAAGACAGGTGATAAAGTATCTACAAAACAATCTATAGGTCAGGTATTTACCAATCCAAGTAATGGAGAGAGTATTTTAACCTTTTCAATTTTAAAAGGAACAAGTACTGAAAACCCGGCATCGTGGATTTATAAAATGTAA
- a CDS encoding DUF4292 domain-containing protein: protein MNKLKYIVLALALGLMFNCKSSKRVTGNDANLRLSTRQLIKENAKQVANFKTIQSKLKINYQEGDKSQTYSVSFRAEKDKAIWMSAAFSVVKVLITPEKVSFYNKLDNTYFEGDFTYLSNLLGTELDFQKVQNLLYGETIYNLFDSDYTSQVDDNMYVVQPKNQRELFEIFFLLDPVKFKVQSQQISQPKAFRHLQIDYLSYQNIGKQLLPENIKVIAVEANEELIVNLEFRNVSLNEDLKFPFKIPSGFKEIQL from the coding sequence ATGAACAAACTTAAATACATCGTCTTAGCCCTGGCCCTGGGTTTGATGTTTAATTGTAAGTCTTCAAAACGTGTTACTGGTAACGATGCCAATTTAAGGCTTTCAACGCGCCAGCTAATTAAAGAAAATGCCAAGCAGGTTGCTAATTTTAAAACCATTCAGTCTAAGCTTAAAATCAATTATCAGGAAGGCGATAAGTCGCAGACGTATTCGGTGAGTTTCCGAGCAGAAAAGGATAAGGCGATTTGGATGAGCGCAGCGTTTTCTGTGGTTAAAGTATTAATAACTCCTGAAAAAGTGAGTTTCTATAATAAGTTGGATAACACTTATTTTGAAGGCGATTTCACCTATTTAAGTAATTTATTAGGAACCGAATTAGATTTCCAAAAAGTTCAGAATTTACTTTACGGTGAGACTATTTACAACCTGTTTGATAGTGACTATACTTCGCAAGTTGATGATAATATGTATGTGGTTCAACCAAAAAATCAGCGCGAACTTTTCGAAATTTTCTTCTTGTTAGATCCTGTGAAATTCAAGGTGCAATCGCAACAAATATCGCAACCAAAAGCATTCAGACACTTACAAATAGATTATTTATCTTATCAGAATATAGGTAAACAATTACTTCCGGAAAACATAAAAGTGATTGCTGTTGAGGCTAATGAAGAGTTAATTGTTAATCTGGAATTTAGAAATGTAAGTCTGAACGAAGATTTAAAATTTCCGTTTAAAATACCATCTGGTTTTAAAGAAATTCAACTTTAA
- a CDS encoding tetratricopeptide repeat protein, whose protein sequence is MSKFIKNIRFVICIFGIAILPQVHYAQVDFNKRPDDDLGNVEDKFQENFYEALKQKSIENYDRSVEALLKCVELDNSVPVLYFELGKNYMQLKNFGAAEDAFKKAVSKAPDNEWFLDELYGYYIVQNDYDKAIKTVKQLVRFHTDYKEDLASLYVRNKDYKEALKILDELDAELGISARRDVMRNQIYSATGKKNDQIKNLEARVENNPDREADYLALIFRYSENNEKEKAFETAKELLKVNPNSQLVHLALYKFYLDDNNAEKAIESMKIVVKSSEIKPEAKLKVLTDFVQFVGEHPEYEDDLVEATALVGDTNNSKTLAELGQYYLSKNDKAKALEYFEASLKINSENFNVLRNTLLLYIDLQQYAKAEQKSSEVLLKYPSQPLFYLVNGVALNELNQPKKAVNSLEMGLDYIIDDSKMEHDFYSQLSKAYTLLNNTAKAKTFSDKAKQLETSN, encoded by the coding sequence ATGTCTAAATTCATAAAGAACATACGATTCGTTATATGTATCTTCGGAATAGCGATATTACCGCAGGTGCATTACGCCCAGGTCGATTTTAATAAACGACCCGATGACGATTTGGGGAATGTTGAAGATAAATTTCAGGAAAACTTCTATGAAGCTTTAAAGCAAAAGAGCATTGAGAATTACGATCGATCTGTAGAGGCTTTATTGAAGTGTGTTGAATTAGATAATTCAGTGCCGGTGTTGTATTTTGAGCTGGGGAAGAATTACATGCAGCTTAAAAATTTTGGCGCAGCCGAAGATGCTTTTAAAAAAGCAGTAAGTAAAGCACCTGATAACGAATGGTTTTTAGATGAGTTATATGGATATTATATAGTTCAAAATGATTATGATAAAGCCATAAAGACGGTAAAGCAACTGGTTAGATTTCACACCGATTACAAAGAAGATTTAGCCTCGTTGTATGTTAGAAATAAAGACTATAAAGAAGCCCTTAAAATTCTTGATGAACTGGACGCAGAACTTGGTATTTCGGCACGTCGTGATGTGATGCGTAATCAAATTTATAGTGCGACCGGGAAAAAGAACGATCAGATAAAGAATTTAGAAGCTCGTGTTGAAAATAACCCTGATCGCGAAGCAGATTATCTGGCGTTAATCTTCCGCTACAGCGAAAACAACGAAAAGGAAAAAGCTTTTGAAACCGCAAAGGAACTTCTTAAAGTGAATCCGAATTCGCAATTGGTACATCTGGCTTTGTACAAGTTTTATTTAGATGATAATAATGCTGAAAAGGCCATTGAATCCATGAAAATTGTGGTGAAAAGCAGCGAGATAAAACCGGAAGCCAAATTAAAAGTTTTAACCGATTTTGTTCAGTTTGTAGGTGAGCATCCCGAATATGAGGACGACTTGGTTGAAGCTACTGCACTGGTAGGCGATACCAACAATAGTAAAACACTTGCCGAACTGGGGCAGTATTATTTATCTAAAAATGATAAGGCTAAGGCTTTAGAATATTTTGAAGCCTCTTTAAAAATAAATTCAGAAAACTTTAATGTTCTTCGTAATACGTTGTTACTTTATATAGATTTGCAACAGTATGCCAAGGCAGAACAAAAAAGTAGCGAGGTACTTTTAAAATACCCATCACAGCCCTTGTTTTATTTAGTAAATGGTGTGGCTTTAAATGAATTAAACCAGCCTAAAAAGGCGGTTAATAGTTTAGAAATGGGATTAGATTATATTATTGATGACTCTAAAATGGAGCACGATTTTTATAGTCAGTTAAGTAAAGCTTATACCTTGTTAAACAATACCGCTAAGGCAAAAACGTTTAGTGATAAAGCAAAACAATTAGAAACCTCGAATTAA
- a CDS encoding antibiotic biosynthesis monooxygenase family protein: MLYSFEVKQDQEAEFITAWTNLTNLIYEYEGSLGSKLHKGEGQSFIAYAQWPSQEKFEQAGDNLPEEANKYRDTMRASCEKIEVLQKMEVVKDVLKQTPNV; this comes from the coding sequence GTGTTGTATTCGTTTGAAGTTAAGCAAGATCAGGAAGCTGAATTTATAACAGCCTGGACTAACTTAACCAATTTAATTTACGAGTACGAAGGTAGTTTAGGTTCAAAATTACATAAAGGTGAAGGGCAGTCATTTATTGCTTATGCACAGTGGCCAAGTCAGGAAAAATTTGAACAAGCAGGAGATAATCTGCCTGAAGAAGCAAATAAATATCGTGATACCATGCGAGCCTCTTGTGAAAAAATAGAGGTGTTGCAAAAAATGGAAGTGGTTAAAGATGTATTAAAACAAACCCCCAATGTCTAA